The following coding sequences are from one Dreissena polymorpha isolate Duluth1 chromosome 8, UMN_Dpol_1.0, whole genome shotgun sequence window:
- the LOC127842584 gene encoding uncharacterized protein LOC127842584, translating into MATSSQTLILKKGVLTEDEGRPTSSGHRPGSQCSVPTDCESRTPVHCSIVTVFNLGQVLVGVGRDMPDRDAVQALGASLRNSSNIKLYQGVTPASSHSTRTRNPICDVAAPNDLACPDANVIRSDNIYRIAPSLHMRSDTPPSCPNAAVFSFWINENVPHLELKLLDFTYTTASCDILFRVFDYVRKPYLMT; encoded by the exons ATGGCGACGTCTAGCCAGACGCTCATACTTAAGAAAGGCGTACTTACCGAGGATGAAGGGCGACCGACGTCGTCGGGCCATCGGCCGGGATCTCAGTGCTCTGTGCCGACAGAT TGCGAGTCCCGTACCCCGGTCCACTGCAGCATCGTGACCGTATTCAATTTAGGGCAGGTGCTGGTGGGTGTGGGAAGGGACATGCCGGACCGGGACGCTGTGCAGGCCCTTGGCGCGAGTCTGCGCAACTCTTCAAACATCAAACTGTACCAAGGGGTTACACCAGCATCCTCACATTCGACCCGGACTCGAAATCCTATCTG TGACGTGGCAGCGCCGAACGATCTAGCTTGCCCGGACGCCAATGTCATTCGCAGTGACAACATCTACCGgatcgccccaagtctgcacatgcgcagtgacacacCACCCAGTTGTCCGAACGCCGCAGTTTTCAGTTTCTGGATCAACGAAAACGTGCCCCACTTGGAGTTAAAATTGTTAGACTTCACTTACACGACCGCATCTTGTGACATTCTATTTCGAGTTTTTGATTATGTTCGCAAACCTTATTTAATGACATGA
- the LOC127842380 gene encoding uncharacterized protein LOC127842380, with translation MKPKPTQVKARYLEQKPPTEKLPPIQTPQKGCQLEEAVKYELTSKQSRELKLFQAGDMQGKLNTLIMEIMEFITEVGRQLQGDKGDEEGNKIQAMKAFTFEQQQKKLKETKDAKEEEWGHKKSQVFICGQTAVTKRREAFETLYSSLNLHVGLTLLRENYFINNCLA, from the exons ATGAAACCTAAGCCCACACAAGTGAAGGCAAGATACTTAGAACAG AAGCCGCCTACAGAGAAGCTGCCCCCAATCCAGACGCCTCAGAAGGGGTGCCAACTGGAGGAGGCAGTAAAATATGAGCTGACCAGCAAGCAGTCACGCGAACTCAAGCTGTTCCAGGCAGGGGACATGCAGGGCAAG CTGAATACCCTTATTATGGAGATAATGGAGTTCATAACAGAGGTGGGCCGACAACTGCAGGGTGACAAGGGTGATGAAGAG GGTAACAAAATTCAGGCAATGAAAGCGTTCACGTTCGAGCAGCAGCAAAAGAAGCTAAAGGAGACAAAGGACGCAAAAGAGGAGGAATGGGGGCACAAGAAAAGTCAAGTGTTCATTTGTGGGCAGACAGCAGTTACCAAACGGAGAGAGGCGTTCGAGACATTGTACAGCTCCCTTAATCTTCATGTAGGCCTTACTCTTTTGAGAgagaattattttataaataattgtctcgc ataa